Proteins from a genomic interval of Micromonospora sp. NBC_00389:
- a CDS encoding S8 family peptidase, with product MESVASTTGLGTQLDDGGTLETVDATAQAATGNPTGEPLWGLQWDMPQIHLPEVHAVTTGSPNVVVGVLDSGISSTHPDLATQIAKDKSTSCLGGMIDTAEAAWNPTTSDHGTHVAGTIAAAINGVGVAGVAPGVKVASVKVVNDDGFIYPEAAVCGFIWAAEHGMQITNNSYFIDPWEFNCRNDARQRPVWQAVQRAIRYSQNKGVLNIASAGNSNVNLQHKFIDSGSPNDGSFPVEDRTITGACVDLPAEAPGVVTVSAVGPTQQKSYYSSYGQGVVEVTAPGGDTRFRTGGSPSTLSDAILSTTFNTVTKTNGWGYKQGTSMSGPHAAGVAALALSAHPNMNRPGFGSGYDVPRVPWSRVNGLRLRT from the coding sequence GTGGAGTCCGTCGCCTCCACCACCGGCCTCGGCACCCAGCTCGACGACGGCGGCACTCTCGAGACAGTGGACGCGACGGCCCAGGCGGCGACGGGCAACCCGACCGGCGAGCCCCTGTGGGGCCTGCAATGGGACATGCCGCAGATCCACCTGCCCGAGGTGCACGCAGTGACCACCGGAAGCCCCAACGTGGTCGTGGGCGTGCTCGACAGCGGCATCTCCAGCACCCACCCTGATCTGGCCACACAGATTGCGAAGGACAAGAGCACTTCCTGCCTCGGCGGCATGATCGACACGGCTGAGGCCGCCTGGAATCCCACCACATCGGACCATGGCACCCACGTCGCCGGCACGATCGCCGCCGCGATCAACGGTGTCGGCGTCGCCGGCGTGGCGCCCGGCGTGAAGGTCGCCTCGGTGAAGGTCGTTAACGACGACGGCTTCATCTACCCCGAGGCGGCGGTGTGCGGCTTCATCTGGGCCGCCGAGCACGGCATGCAGATCACCAACAACAGCTACTTCATCGACCCCTGGGAGTTCAACTGCCGCAACGACGCGCGCCAGCGCCCGGTGTGGCAGGCCGTGCAGCGGGCGATCCGCTACTCGCAGAACAAGGGCGTGCTGAACATCGCCTCCGCGGGCAACTCCAACGTCAACCTGCAGCACAAGTTCATCGACAGCGGAAGCCCCAACGACGGCAGCTTCCCGGTCGAGGACCGCACCATCACGGGTGCCTGCGTCGACCTGCCGGCTGAGGCGCCGGGCGTAGTGACCGTGTCAGCGGTTGGCCCGACGCAGCAGAAGAGCTACTACTCCTCCTACGGGCAGGGAGTCGTGGAGGTGACCGCTCCCGGTGGGGATACCCGATTCCGCACCGGCGGTTCGCCCTCGACGCTGTCCGACGCCATCCTGTCAACCACCTTCAACACCGTGACGAAGACCAACGGCTGGGGCTACAAGCAGGGCACGTCGATGTCCGGCCCGCACGCGGCCGGTGTCGCGGCGCTCGCGCTTTCGGCGCACCCGAATATGAACCGCCCCGGGTTTGGTAGCGGCTATGATGTGCCCCGGGTTCCGTGGAGTCGTGTTAATGGACTCAGGCTGCGGACGTGA
- a CDS encoding MBL fold metallo-hydrolase — MRLTVLGGCGVWPEAGQACSGYVVEHDDFRLLVDVGYATMPRLLEHLSVDQVDAAFISHGHPDHCADLNPLLRARTLRDARPPPLPVYALPRALDAVLALDRPGMLDDGYVLHEFTAGSELEIGPFRAQTRLLPHWVPNAGVRLAAGGRVLTYTGDSGPSSDVVDLARGADLLVAEATYVHEVPEDSKGYQSSALHAGRQAAAAGAGRLLLTHLRPGTDHATARAAARDEYDGEVAVATADMIVDLP; from the coding sequence ATGCGGCTCACCGTTCTCGGCGGCTGTGGTGTCTGGCCCGAGGCGGGCCAGGCATGCAGCGGCTACGTCGTGGAACATGACGACTTCCGGCTGCTCGTCGACGTCGGCTACGCGACGATGCCGCGGCTGCTGGAACACCTCAGCGTCGACCAGGTCGACGCGGCGTTCATCAGCCACGGCCATCCCGATCACTGCGCAGATCTCAATCCCCTGCTGCGGGCACGTACGCTGCGCGACGCGCGTCCCCCACCGCTACCCGTGTACGCGCTGCCGCGTGCGCTGGACGCGGTGTTGGCGCTGGACCGTCCCGGCATGCTGGACGACGGCTACGTGCTGCACGAGTTCACCGCCGGCAGCGAACTCGAGATCGGCCCGTTCCGCGCCCAGACCCGGCTGCTGCCGCACTGGGTGCCAAACGCCGGCGTGCGGCTGGCCGCCGGCGGCCGAGTGCTCACGTACACCGGTGACAGCGGCCCGAGTTCCGACGTGGTCGACCTGGCCCGCGGCGCTGACCTGCTCGTGGCCGAGGCAACCTACGTGCACGAGGTGCCGGAGGACTCGAAGGGTTACCAGTCGAGCGCGCTTCACGCGGGTCGGCAGGCTGCGGCGGCCGGCGCCGGACGCCTGCTCCTGACGCATCTGCGGCCGGGTACGGACCATGCCACCGCCCGAGCCGCGGCCCGCGACGAGTACGACGGTGAGGTCGCTGTCGCTACCGCGGACATGATTGTGGATCTTCCCTAG
- a CDS encoding HpcH/HpaI aldolase/citrate lyase family protein gives MAPIARSYLYVPADREKLLAKAHLRGADALILDLEDAVTPANKEVARTSAAAHLADPRPGQLWVRVNSDRAAEDIAAVASPALAGVWVPKAEPELLAAVDVALGAAERRLGLPDRTFQVIALIETARGVLDVARVATSPRVLRLGLGEADLAGELGLQPGPDGAELAPIRSQVVVASAAAGITAPVGPVETVLGDAVRLAASTRALLRQGFRARTAVHPDQLATINEVFTPSAAEIEAARGVLAALAEAERQGTGIATQANGQMLDRAVVRAAAEVLDRAAGMGDHPGPPS, from the coding sequence ATGGCCCCGATCGCCCGCAGCTATCTGTACGTCCCGGCCGACCGGGAGAAGCTGCTCGCCAAGGCGCACCTGCGCGGCGCCGACGCCCTCATCCTCGACCTCGAGGACGCGGTCACCCCGGCGAACAAGGAGGTCGCCCGTACGTCGGCCGCCGCCCACCTGGCCGACCCGCGGCCCGGCCAACTCTGGGTACGGGTCAACAGCGACCGGGCGGCCGAGGACATCGCCGCGGTGGCCAGCCCGGCGCTGGCCGGTGTCTGGGTGCCGAAGGCCGAACCGGAACTGCTCGCCGCCGTCGACGTAGCGCTGGGCGCGGCGGAGCGGCGACTCGGGCTGCCCGACCGGACGTTCCAGGTGATCGCCCTGATCGAGACCGCGCGCGGGGTGCTCGACGTGGCCCGGGTGGCGACCTCTCCCCGGGTCCTGCGACTCGGGCTCGGCGAGGCCGACCTGGCCGGCGAACTCGGCCTGCAGCCCGGTCCGGACGGGGCGGAACTCGCACCGATCCGGTCCCAGGTGGTCGTCGCCTCGGCCGCGGCCGGGATCACCGCCCCGGTCGGCCCGGTCGAGACCGTACTCGGCGACGCGGTCCGGCTCGCGGCGAGCACCCGGGCTCTGCTGCGGCAGGGCTTCCGGGCCCGGACCGCCGTACACCCCGACCAGCTCGCCACCATCAACGAGGTGTTCACCCCGAGCGCCGCCGAGATCGAGGCGGCCCGGGGGGTGCTGGCCGCCCTGGCCGAGGCGGAACGCCAGGGCACCGGCATCGCCACCCAGGCGAACGGCCAGATGCTCGACCGCGCCGTGGTTCGCGCCGCCGCCGAGGTACTCGACCGGGCGGCCGGGATGGGTGACCATCCCGGCCCGCCGTCGTAG
- a CDS encoding dihydroorotase encodes MTALDLLLRNVRVVRHDSAETELTDIGVVDGRIERIAAGIDPATAKSVVDGGGKLAFPGVVDAHQHWGIYNPLSEDTASESRASVQGGVTTALNYMRTGQYYLNRGGAYSDFFPEVLAASAGRAYVDYGFHLAPMSRQHITELPDLVESGVTSFKIFMFYGSHGLHGRSTDQNSFLMIPEGERYDYAHFEFVMRGVQAVRERFPDLADQISLSLHCETAEIMSAYTKMVEEDGTLTGLAAYHASRPPHSEGLAVSIAAYLAHETGLPNINLLHLSSAKAVDAALRMAKAFPHINFRREVTIGHLVADITTAHGLGGKVNPPLRPREDVEALWTHVLNGEIDWVVSDHACCRDEQKFGTPRDDIFIAKSGFGGAEYLLPGLLTEAAQRGLSHQRVAQLTSWNPAQRFGLTRKGALAEGYDADLCLVDEGSPWTVRAQDSESTQEYTPFEGFKMTARVTDTFLRGQQVLAAGKVVGDPVGRYVSRSDR; translated from the coding sequence ATGACGGCCCTGGACCTGTTGCTGCGCAATGTACGGGTGGTCCGGCACGACAGCGCCGAGACCGAGCTGACCGACATCGGCGTGGTCGACGGCCGGATCGAGCGGATCGCCGCCGGCATCGACCCGGCCACCGCGAAGTCCGTTGTGGACGGTGGCGGCAAGCTCGCCTTCCCCGGCGTGGTCGATGCCCACCAGCACTGGGGCATCTACAACCCACTGTCGGAGGACACCGCGTCGGAGAGCCGCGCGTCGGTGCAGGGCGGGGTGACCACCGCGCTGAACTACATGCGCACCGGGCAGTACTACCTGAACCGGGGTGGGGCGTACTCGGACTTCTTTCCCGAGGTGCTGGCCGCGTCGGCCGGCCGGGCGTACGTCGACTACGGCTTCCACCTGGCGCCGATGTCCCGCCAGCACATCACCGAACTCCCCGACCTGGTCGAGTCCGGTGTCACCTCGTTCAAGATCTTCATGTTCTACGGCAGCCACGGCCTGCACGGCCGCTCGACCGACCAGAACTCGTTCCTGATGATCCCCGAGGGCGAGCGGTACGACTACGCGCACTTCGAGTTCGTCATGCGCGGTGTGCAGGCGGTCCGCGAACGGTTCCCCGACCTCGCCGACCAGATCTCGCTGTCGCTGCACTGCGAGACCGCCGAGATCATGAGCGCGTACACAAAGATGGTCGAGGAGGACGGGACCCTGACCGGGCTGGCCGCGTACCACGCCTCCCGGCCGCCGCACTCCGAGGGACTGGCCGTGTCGATCGCCGCCTACCTGGCGCACGAGACCGGGCTGCCCAACATCAACCTGCTGCACCTGTCGTCGGCCAAGGCCGTCGACGCCGCCCTGCGGATGGCGAAGGCGTTCCCGCACATCAACTTCCGGCGCGAGGTCACCATCGGCCACCTGGTCGCCGACATCACCACCGCACACGGCCTCGGCGGCAAGGTCAACCCGCCGCTGCGTCCCCGCGAGGACGTCGAGGCACTGTGGACACACGTGCTGAACGGCGAGATCGACTGGGTGGTCAGCGACCATGCCTGCTGCCGCGACGAGCAGAAGTTCGGCACCCCACGCGACGACATCTTCATCGCCAAGTCCGGCTTCGGCGGCGCCGAATACCTGCTGCCCGGCCTGCTCACCGAAGCCGCCCAGCGCGGTCTGTCGCACCAGCGGGTCGCCCAGCTCACCTCGTGGAACCCGGCCCAGCGGTTCGGCCTGACCCGCAAGGGCGCGCTCGCCGAGGGCTACGACGCGGACCTCTGCCTGGTCGACGAGGGCAGCCCGTGGACGGTCCGGGCGCAGGACTCCGAGTCGACCCAGGAATACACCCCGTTCGAGGGCTTCAAGATGACCGCCCGGGTCACCGACACGTTCCTGCGCGGTCAGCAGGTGCTCGCCGCCGGCAAGGTCGTCGGCGACCCCGTCGGCCGGTACGTCTCCCGGTCGGACCGGTAG
- a CDS encoding MmgE/PrpD family protein — MAEPTLARQLAEFAAGTGYDSLPAPVVDSVRKRILDILGLCVAAGPLPTSQAALAYVAEQGGRGQARVIGLAEAVPAPLAAFGNGVLAHSLDYDDTHLPSVLHPSAAVVPAALAAAELAGASGQDTVAAIAVGLEVCVRLGMAGYDLEAGNSVFFEHGQHATSICGALGGAAAAARLLGLDAAGILDSLGIAASMASGLIEANRTGGTVKRIHCGWSAHSAVSAALLARRGITGPPTVLEGRFGFFEAFLRGEYDATAISRGLGTQWAVPGIFFKPYPANHFTHAGIDAAGALRARGLDVDDIETITLGVPTAVIRTIGQPIEVKRAPETGYQAQFSGPYTVVAGLLGGGGLGVGLADFTDELARDPYRRALMAKVEVVADERCDAIFPNQFPAVLRIRTRQGTDWTEEILTNRGGPDRPLSDAELATKFRDNVTGRLPAATIAGIEAEVARLDQATGIDVLMALAAGPGNDKEETS, encoded by the coding sequence ATGGCTGAGCCGACGCTGGCCCGCCAACTCGCCGAGTTCGCCGCCGGCACCGGATACGACTCGCTGCCGGCCCCGGTCGTCGACAGCGTCCGGAAACGGATCCTGGACATCCTCGGGCTGTGCGTCGCGGCCGGACCACTGCCGACCAGCCAGGCCGCCCTGGCGTACGTCGCCGAGCAGGGCGGGCGCGGGCAGGCCCGGGTCATCGGCCTGGCCGAGGCGGTGCCGGCGCCGCTGGCCGCGTTCGGCAACGGGGTGCTGGCGCACTCGCTGGACTACGACGACACCCACCTGCCGTCGGTGCTGCACCCGAGCGCGGCGGTCGTACCGGCCGCGCTGGCCGCCGCCGAACTCGCCGGCGCGTCCGGTCAGGACACCGTCGCCGCGATCGCGGTGGGCCTGGAGGTCTGCGTCCGGCTCGGTATGGCCGGCTACGACCTCGAGGCCGGCAACTCGGTGTTCTTCGAGCACGGCCAACACGCCACCTCGATCTGCGGGGCGCTCGGCGGCGCGGCCGCGGCGGCCCGGCTGCTCGGGCTCGACGCGGCCGGCATCCTCGACTCGCTCGGCATCGCCGCCTCGATGGCGTCGGGCCTGATCGAGGCGAACCGCACCGGCGGCACCGTCAAGCGCATCCACTGTGGATGGTCGGCACATTCCGCGGTCAGCGCCGCACTGTTGGCCAGGCGCGGCATCACCGGACCGCCGACCGTACTGGAGGGCCGGTTCGGCTTCTTCGAGGCGTTCCTGCGCGGCGAGTACGACGCTACCGCGATCAGCCGTGGGCTGGGCACGCAGTGGGCCGTACCCGGGATCTTCTTCAAGCCCTATCCGGCGAACCACTTCACCCATGCCGGCATCGACGCGGCCGGCGCGCTGCGCGCCCGGGGGCTGGACGTCGACGACATCGAGACGATCACGCTCGGCGTGCCGACCGCGGTCATCCGCACCATCGGGCAGCCGATCGAGGTCAAGCGGGCGCCGGAGACCGGCTACCAGGCACAGTTCAGCGGTCCGTACACGGTCGTCGCCGGGCTGCTCGGTGGCGGCGGACTCGGGGTCGGGCTCGCCGACTTCACCGACGAACTGGCCCGCGACCCGTACCGCCGGGCCCTGATGGCCAAGGTCGAGGTGGTCGCCGACGAACGCTGCGACGCGATCTTCCCGAACCAGTTCCCGGCCGTGCTGCGGATCCGGACCCGGCAGGGCACGGACTGGACCGAGGAGATCCTGACCAACCGAGGGGGACCGGACCGGCCGCTGTCGGACGCGGAACTGGCGACCAAGTTCCGGGACAACGTCACCGGCCGGCTACCCGCGGCGACCATCGCCGGAATCGAAGCGGAGGTCGCCCGGCTCGACCAGGCGACCGGAATCGACGTACTGATGGCTCTGGCCGCAGGCCCGGGCAACGATAAGGAGGAGACATCATGA
- a CDS encoding cyclase family protein produces the protein MTATSSTTTDRLLAAVQEGVEVYDLGRRLFFGMPQSPNHPAFLLTLPRRHGDSVRADGGSAANDLLVMGTHVGTHVDALAHVSQDGRLYGGADAAAAGTGGRYVELGAHTIEPMVRRGVLLDVPAALGQDVSPDGYEITPDDLDATVARQGSPVGAGDVVLIRTGWGRHFDDPDRTRYIGHDSGVPGVSAAGARWLADREVHAAGADTIAFERLAPGAGHSSLPAHRILLVEHGIYLIEAMDLEPIAAAGVHEFTFIMAPLPLFGATGSPVRPLAVVSHG, from the coding sequence GTGACCGCCACCAGCTCCACCACCACCGATCGCCTGCTCGCCGCCGTGCAGGAGGGGGTCGAGGTCTACGACCTCGGCCGGCGACTGTTCTTCGGCATGCCGCAGTCGCCGAACCACCCGGCGTTCCTGCTGACCCTGCCGCGCCGGCACGGGGACTCGGTACGCGCCGACGGCGGCTCGGCGGCCAACGACCTGCTGGTGATGGGCACCCACGTCGGTACGCACGTCGACGCCCTCGCCCACGTCTCGCAGGATGGCCGGCTGTACGGCGGCGCGGACGCGGCGGCGGCCGGTACCGGCGGCCGGTACGTCGAACTGGGGGCGCACACGATCGAGCCGATGGTCCGCCGGGGCGTACTGCTCGACGTGCCGGCCGCGCTGGGCCAGGACGTCAGCCCCGACGGGTACGAGATCACGCCCGACGACCTCGACGCCACGGTGGCCCGGCAGGGCAGCCCGGTCGGTGCCGGCGACGTGGTGCTGATCCGGACCGGCTGGGGCCGGCACTTCGACGACCCGGACCGGACCCGGTACATCGGGCACGACTCCGGCGTACCCGGGGTGAGCGCGGCCGGGGCCCGCTGGCTCGCCGACCGGGAGGTGCACGCGGCCGGCGCGGACACCATCGCCTTCGAGCGGCTCGCCCCCGGCGCCGGGCACAGCTCCCTGCCGGCGCACCGGATCCTGCTGGTCGAACACGGCATCTATCTCATCGAGGCGATGGACCTGGAACCGATCGCCGCCGCCGGGGTGCACGAGTTCACCTTCATCATGGCGCCGTTGCCCCTGTTCGGGGCCACTGGTTCGCCGGTCCGGCCGCTCGCGGTGGTCTCCCATGGCTGA
- a CDS encoding CaiB/BaiF CoA transferase family protein: MGDGPLEGLRVLDISTILAGPLCCQILGDFGAEVVKVEHPQAGDSMRGHGSAKDGHPLWWKEISRNKRTIGLKLSAPAGADLLLRLAEQADVLVENFRPGTLERWGIGPTELHRVNPRLVIVRITGFGQTGPYAARAGFGTLAEAMSGFAHLTGAPDGPPTLPAFGLADSICGIAASSAVMMALWRRDRPGGAGGGQVIDMNLLEPIMTAVGPGPTVYDQLGIIGQRNGNRSSNNAPRNTYRTKDGAWVAVSTSAQTIAERVLELVGHPEVIDEPWFRTGSGRAAHADELDAYVGAWIGERTRDEVSDAFAAAGAAVAPVYTARDIVEDPHVQATEMITTVDDPDLGPMRMHNVMWRMSDTPGRIRFTGRSPGADTEALLVDELGCDPAEIADLRSRQIVA; the protein is encoded by the coding sequence GTGGGTGACGGACCGCTCGAAGGACTCCGGGTGCTCGACATCTCGACGATCCTGGCCGGCCCCCTGTGCTGCCAGATCCTGGGCGACTTCGGCGCCGAGGTGGTCAAGGTCGAGCACCCGCAGGCCGGCGACAGCATGCGCGGGCACGGCAGCGCCAAGGACGGCCATCCACTGTGGTGGAAGGAGATCTCCCGCAACAAGCGCACGATCGGCCTCAAGCTCTCGGCGCCGGCCGGCGCGGATCTGCTGCTGCGCCTGGCCGAACAGGCCGACGTGCTGGTGGAGAACTTCCGGCCCGGCACGCTGGAACGCTGGGGCATCGGGCCGACCGAGCTGCACCGGGTCAACCCGCGCCTGGTGATCGTCCGGATCACCGGGTTCGGGCAGACCGGGCCGTACGCCGCCCGGGCCGGCTTCGGCACCTTGGCCGAGGCGATGAGCGGCTTCGCGCACCTGACCGGCGCGCCCGACGGACCGCCGACCCTGCCGGCGTTCGGGCTGGCCGACAGCATCTGCGGGATCGCCGCCTCGTCCGCGGTGATGATGGCGCTCTGGCGCCGCGACCGCCCCGGCGGGGCCGGCGGCGGGCAGGTCATCGACATGAACCTGCTCGAACCGATCATGACCGCCGTGGGACCGGGCCCGACCGTGTACGACCAGCTCGGCATCATCGGCCAGCGCAACGGCAACCGGTCGAGCAACAACGCGCCCCGCAACACGTACCGGACCAAGGACGGCGCCTGGGTCGCCGTGTCGACCAGCGCGCAGACCATCGCCGAACGGGTGCTCGAACTGGTCGGCCACCCCGAGGTGATCGACGAGCCGTGGTTCCGGACCGGCAGCGGACGGGCCGCGCACGCCGACGAACTCGACGCGTACGTCGGGGCCTGGATCGGCGAACGGACCCGCGACGAGGTGTCCGACGCCTTCGCGGCGGCCGGTGCGGCCGTAGCCCCGGTCTACACCGCCCGGGACATCGTCGAGGACCCGCACGTCCAGGCCACCGAGATGATCACCACGGTGGACGATCCGGACCTCGGGCCGATGCGGATGCACAACGTCATGTGGCGGATGTCGGACACCCCGGGCCGGATCAGGTTCACCGGCCGGAGTCCAGGCGCCGACACCGAAGCCCTGCTGGTCGACGAACTCGGCTGCGACCCGGCCGAGATCGCCGACCTACGCAGCCGCCAGATCGTCGCCTGA
- a CDS encoding IclR family transcriptional regulator translates to MTITPAVDSEDSRTRSGLGRALSVINVIAERSPQTLGVSTIARELELPKAVAHRILKELVGDGFLSFDEETKQYRLGPGALAVGLAALRALNVPDIARRYMVRLVRATGETATLSMRQGWSRVYVDQVLSPHEVRMSVSLGTSHSLHSGSSSKAILAALPDTEVEDYLDNHRLEQVTAATITSVDRLRAEIAHIRQQGYAVSLGERQSGAGSVAAAVLYSTGQVFGSLSLCGPQDRFDARACAAHGALVAEAAGEISAEIGFRPVSRQAGTRDHTTTGSQPLVLRL, encoded by the coding sequence ATGACCATCACACCTGCCGTCGACAGCGAGGACAGCCGTACCAGGTCTGGCCTGGGCCGGGCGCTCTCGGTGATCAACGTGATCGCCGAGCGCTCGCCGCAGACCCTGGGCGTGTCGACGATCGCGCGTGAACTGGAGCTGCCCAAGGCGGTGGCGCACCGGATCCTCAAGGAGCTGGTCGGCGACGGTTTCCTGAGCTTCGACGAGGAGACCAAGCAGTACCGGCTCGGCCCCGGCGCGCTGGCGGTGGGGTTGGCCGCGTTGCGGGCCCTGAACGTGCCGGACATCGCCCGCCGCTACATGGTGCGGCTGGTCCGGGCCACCGGCGAGACGGCGACGCTGTCGATGCGGCAGGGCTGGTCCCGGGTGTACGTCGACCAGGTGCTGTCGCCGCACGAGGTGCGGATGTCGGTGTCGTTGGGCACCAGCCATTCGCTGCACTCGGGTTCGTCGTCGAAGGCGATCCTGGCGGCCCTGCCGGACACCGAGGTCGAGGACTATCTCGACAACCACCGGCTGGAGCAGGTGACGGCGGCGACGATCACCTCGGTGGACCGGTTGCGGGCGGAGATCGCCCACATCCGGCAGCAGGGGTACGCGGTCAGCCTCGGCGAGCGGCAGTCGGGTGCGGGCAGTGTGGCGGCCGCGGTGCTCTATTCGACCGGTCAGGTGTTCGGCTCGCTGTCGTTGTGCGGGCCGCAGGACCGCTTCGACGCGCGGGCGTGTGCGGCGCACGGTGCCCTGGTCGCGGAGGCGGCCGGCGAGATCTCGGCCGAGATCGGCTTCCGTCCGGTATCGCGCCAGGCCGGTACCCGTGATCACACGACCACTGGCTCACAGCCGCTGGTCCTGCGGTTGTGA
- a CDS encoding EamA family transporter: MVDTESAPARTTATGGGPDSGGGRTALVVGLALIYTLWGSTYLGNRIALESLPPMVTTAGRFLLAAVVLLVIAGLRRSPQLVPTRAQFPGVAVTGILLIGVGSTLLAVGQQYVDSGLASLVVAAVPLWVLALRVCTGQRPSALVVAGVFGGVAGLALLLLAPGTQLHLAGTLTVLASSGVWAVGSWLSQRMAQPADPLVGIAWQMLIGGLAVAVASALTGELGGLRPAEVSGRSCIAWGYLLVVCTIVGYTVYSWLLRRAPLQLVATYAYVNPVVAVGLGMMVLDERLTGRQVLAGVFVLASVALVVAVERPRQRGPSSPAAPATPT, translated from the coding sequence ATGGTCGACACTGAGTCCGCGCCTGCCCGGACCACCGCCACCGGCGGTGGTCCGGACAGTGGCGGCGGCCGGACGGCGCTGGTGGTCGGCCTCGCCCTGATCTACACCCTGTGGGGTTCGACCTACCTGGGCAACCGGATCGCCCTGGAGAGCCTGCCGCCGATGGTCACCACCGCCGGCCGGTTCCTGCTCGCCGCGGTGGTACTGCTGGTGATCGCCGGGTTGCGGCGGTCGCCCCAGTTGGTGCCGACCCGGGCGCAGTTCCCCGGCGTCGCGGTCACCGGCATCCTGCTGATCGGGGTAGGCAGCACCCTGCTGGCGGTCGGGCAGCAGTACGTCGACTCCGGCCTGGCCTCGCTCGTGGTCGCCGCCGTACCGCTGTGGGTGTTGGCGCTGCGGGTCTGCACCGGACAGCGACCGTCGGCGCTGGTCGTGGCCGGGGTGTTCGGCGGGGTGGCCGGGCTGGCCCTGCTACTGCTCGCGCCGGGCACCCAACTGCACCTGGCCGGCACGTTGACGGTGCTCGCGTCCAGCGGGGTGTGGGCGGTCGGTTCGTGGCTGTCGCAGCGGATGGCGCAGCCGGCCGATCCGCTGGTCGGCATCGCCTGGCAGATGCTGATCGGCGGGCTGGCGGTCGCCGTGGCCAGCGCACTGACCGGTGAGCTGGGCGGGCTGCGGCCGGCCGAGGTGTCCGGCCGTTCCTGCATCGCCTGGGGATATCTGCTCGTGGTCTGCACGATCGTCGGCTACACCGTCTACTCCTGGCTGTTGCGGCGGGCGCCGCTGCAACTCGTGGCCACCTACGCCTATGTGAACCCGGTCGTCGCGGTCGGTTTGGGGATGATGGTGCTCGACGAGCGGTTGACCGGCCGCCAGGTGCTGGCCGGGGTGTTCGTGCTCGCCTCGGTGGCGCTCGTGGTCGCGGTGGAACGCCCCCGGCAACGCGGACCGTCGTCGCCCGCCGCACCGGCCACGCCCACCTAG
- a CDS encoding Ohr family peroxiredoxin has translation MTEIPAGPASVVPDNVVYTATVQVSGGRGGRAESLTGSFRATLTRPAQRGPDAPGTDPEELFAAGYAACFDSALTAVGRQERISLGATRVTASVSLGTTDGGGYAIAVLLEVSAPECPQADLERAVHAAHRMCPYSNAIRGNTPVTIRVDGRH, from the coding sequence GTGACCGAGATTCCGGCCGGGCCCGCGAGCGTGGTGCCGGACAACGTCGTCTACACCGCGACCGTACAGGTCTCGGGTGGCCGGGGCGGGCGGGCGGAGTCGCTGACCGGCTCGTTCCGGGCCACCCTGACCCGCCCGGCACAGCGCGGCCCCGACGCCCCGGGCACCGACCCGGAGGAGTTGTTCGCCGCCGGCTACGCGGCCTGCTTCGACAGTGCGCTGACGGCGGTCGGCCGGCAGGAGCGGATCAGCCTCGGGGCGACCCGGGTCACCGCCTCGGTCTCGCTCGGCACCACCGACGGCGGCGGGTACGCGATCGCCGTACTGCTGGAGGTGAGCGCTCCGGAGTGTCCGCAGGCCGACCTGGAACGGGCCGTCCACGCGGCACACCGGATGTGCCCGTACTCGAACGCCATCCGGGGCAACACACCGGTGACGATCCGGGTCGATGGTCGACACTGA